Proteins encoded together in one Passer domesticus isolate bPasDom1 chromosome 6, bPasDom1.hap1, whole genome shotgun sequence window:
- the C6H14orf180 gene encoding nutritionally-regulated adipose and cardiac enriched protein homolog isoform X3, producing MTLPSEDTAERAFWKHFTRPAAVSWFQHEEKPSITPMHRKEKTDDSSSPPSILRKRPPVDQAVGEKRRAERRVRFREPEEVIEHVISCCDYVVADDRTSSGLPVLLWLLFCAVLILAVSLYYTSMKQDVTVLEEFQSRLVIFFLHIRHVAQRCWTWFLRQ from the exons ATGACTCTGCCCTCAGAA GACACAGCAGAAAGGGCATTTTGGAAGCATTTCACAAGGCCTGCAGCTGTGAGTTGGTTTCAGCatgaggaaaagccctccatcACCCCAATGCACAGGAAAGAGAAG ACAGATGACAGCAGCTCTCCTCCTTCCATACTGAGGAAAAGGCCACCTGTGGACCAAGCTGTGGGGGAAAAGCGGAGAGCGGAGCGAAGGGTTCGATTTCGTGAGCCAGAAGAAGTCATTGAACATG tAATTTCCTGCTGTGACTACGTAGTGG CAGATGACAGGACATCATCTGGATTGCCTGTGCTCCTGTGGCTCTTGTTTTGTGCAGTGCTGATCCTTGCTGTGAGTCTCTACTACACCAGCATGAAGCAAGATGTCACAGTCCTGGAGGAATTTCAATCCCGACTTGTCATCTTCTTTCTTCATATAAGACACGTTGCTCAGAGGTGCTGGACTTGGTTTCTGAGGCAGTAG
- the C6H14orf180 gene encoding nutritionally-regulated adipose and cardiac enriched protein homolog isoform X2, translating into MTLPSEVSSAVMDQMATCSTPPQSNFTKDTAERAFWKHFTRPAAVSWFQHEEKPSITPMHRKEKTDDSSSPPSILRKRPPVDQAVGEKRRAERRVRFREPEEVIEHVISCCDYVVADDRTSSGLPVLLWLLFCAVLILAVSLYYTSMKQDVTVLEEFQSRLVIFFLHIRHVAQRCWTWFLRQ; encoded by the exons ATGACTCTGCCCTCAGAAGTGAGTTCTGCTGTGATGGATCAGATGGCCACATGCAGCACACCACCCCAATCCAATTTTACAAAG GACACAGCAGAAAGGGCATTTTGGAAGCATTTCACAAGGCCTGCAGCTGTGAGTTGGTTTCAGCatgaggaaaagccctccatcACCCCAATGCACAGGAAAGAGAAG ACAGATGACAGCAGCTCTCCTCCTTCCATACTGAGGAAAAGGCCACCTGTGGACCAAGCTGTGGGGGAAAAGCGGAGAGCGGAGCGAAGGGTTCGATTTCGTGAGCCAGAAGAAGTCATTGAACATG tAATTTCCTGCTGTGACTACGTAGTGG CAGATGACAGGACATCATCTGGATTGCCTGTGCTCCTGTGGCTCTTGTTTTGTGCAGTGCTGATCCTTGCTGTGAGTCTCTACTACACCAGCATGAAGCAAGATGTCACAGTCCTGGAGGAATTTCAATCCCGACTTGTCATCTTCTTTCTTCATATAAGACACGTTGCTCAGAGGTGCTGGACTTGGTTTCTGAGGCAGTAG
- the C6H14orf180 gene encoding nutritionally-regulated adipose and cardiac enriched protein homolog isoform X1, protein MDSGKATNMITECSNCYQKNHPQLHIHREQTRRCLSVTCSIQALSRCQDSSASSCTGSIITGCYFWLLSTSHPSHASPGTKDTNSSLHSLSCTVPLPAPSLLLRGLRTLLLDPSQFLGKRLSIQSFMWEASCWHPEYMSQICPASLSDPSAKELQTDDSSSPPSILRKRPPVDQAVGEKRRAERRVRFREPEEVIEHVISCCDYVVADDRTSSGLPVLLWLLFCAVLILAVSLYYTSMKQDVTVLEEFQSRLVIFFLHIRHVAQRCWTWFLRQ, encoded by the exons ATGGATTCTGGAAAGGCAACCAACATGATCACAGAATGCAGCAATTGCTatcaaaaaaaccacccccaacTTCACATTCACAGAGAACAAACACGTAGGTGTTTGTCTGTGACTTGCTCTATTCAGGCCCTCTCCCGCTGCCAGGacagctctgcttccagctgcacaggcagcattATCACTGGGTGCTATTTTTGGCTCCTGAGTACATCTCATCCTTCCCACGCCAGCCCTGGTACAAAGGACACAAACTCCTCTCTGCACTCCTTGTCCTGCACAGTGCCGCTGCCGGCTCCGTCCCTGCTGCTCAGGGGTCTCCGGACACTTTTACTTGATCCTTCTCAGTTTCTGGGCAAGAGGCTTTCCATCCAAAGCTTCATGTGGGAGGCTTCATGTTGGCATCCAGAGTACATGTCCCAAATATGTCCAGCCTCACTTTCTGATCCTAGTGCCAAAGAGCTGCAG ACAGATGACAGCAGCTCTCCTCCTTCCATACTGAGGAAAAGGCCACCTGTGGACCAAGCTGTGGGGGAAAAGCGGAGAGCGGAGCGAAGGGTTCGATTTCGTGAGCCAGAAGAAGTCATTGAACATG tAATTTCCTGCTGTGACTACGTAGTGG CAGATGACAGGACATCATCTGGATTGCCTGTGCTCCTGTGGCTCTTGTTTTGTGCAGTGCTGATCCTTGCTGTGAGTCTCTACTACACCAGCATGAAGCAAGATGTCACAGTCCTGGAGGAATTTCAATCCCGACTTGTCATCTTCTTTCTTCATATAAGACACGTTGCTCAGAGGTGCTGGACTTGGTTTCTGAGGCAGTAG